The following coding sequences are from one Enterococcus sp. 4G2_DIV0659 window:
- the amaP gene encoding alkaline shock response membrane anchor protein AmaP, producing MRVIKALIALVLVAGILGIVGLYSQMEDLGVVTSFFHGLWRQFDFFVYFYPGVLLVVLFLLLLAFIVILFKPISQKIIHIKKEVGQINLPLTTLEAIAKSSLQGIVNKEDIQVKVRLTKKQLANVEVRVTDEKQQFLSCGHQIQEQITYSLQQMAMVKTNKINIVFKKKKSDTPILSSTKRESRVI from the coding sequence AATCTTGGGTATCGTTGGTTTATATTCTCAAATGGAAGACTTAGGCGTTGTTACCTCCTTTTTCCATGGATTGTGGCGCCAATTTGATTTCTTCGTTTATTTTTATCCAGGAGTTCTTCTTGTAGTGCTGTTTTTATTATTGTTAGCTTTTATTGTGATTCTATTCAAACCAATCTCCCAAAAAATAATACACATAAAAAAAGAAGTCGGGCAAATTAATTTACCGCTAACTACATTGGAGGCTATTGCTAAATCTTCATTACAAGGGATTGTGAATAAAGAGGATATTCAAGTAAAAGTCAGGTTAACGAAAAAACAATTAGCAAATGTAGAAGTAAGGGTGACTGACGAAAAGCAACAATTTTTAAGTTGTGGCCATCAAATTCAAGAACAAATTACCTACTCATTACAACAAATGGCGATGGTTAAAACAAATAAAATCAACATCGTTTTCAAAAAGAAAAAGTCAGATACACCTATTCTTTCAAGTACGAAAAGAGAGTCACGTGTGATTTAA